In Streptomyces sp. NBC_01231, the sequence TGTACGCCGACAACGACCCCCTCGTCCTGAAGTACGCCGAACGCCTGATGCGCAGCACCCCCCAGGGCCGTACCACGTACATCGAGGCGGACGCCAACGACCCGGACGCGCTCCTCAACGCGCCCCAGCTGGCCGAGGTCCTGGACCTGAGCCAACCCGTGGCCCTGTCGCTGAACGCCCTCATGCACTTCGTCACCGACGCCCAGGACCCGCACGGAATCCTCAGCCGGCTGCTCGACGCCCTCCCGTCGGGCAGCGCGCTGGCCCTCAGCCACTGCACGCCCGACTTCGACCCGCCCACCTGGCAGAAGGTCACCGACATCTACACCTCCGCCGGGACGCCGGTGCAGTTCCGCTCGCGGAACGACGTCGCGCGCTTCTTCGACGGGCTCACCCTCCTCGACCCCGGGGTCACCGTCGGCCACCGCTGGCGTCCCGACGCGTCGGGCGACGAGCAGCCCGCGCAGACCCCGACGGATGCCGAGGTCAGCTTGTGGACCGCGGTGGGCATCAAGCCCTGAGCGGTCCGTGGGGCCGGGCACGGGTCGCAACGACCGTGCCCTCCCCCAGCGCACGGCCCTCAGCGCCGCAGGTCCGCGCGGGTCGCCGCCGCGACCACGCGGTCCCGTTCGGTCGGTGTGAACCGCCCCTCGGCCAGCCATGTCCCGGCGAGGGCGCGTACCGCCGCGACGAAACGGCCGGAGGACGCGAAGGGTGCCTGCGCCCAGAGCACGTCGAGGAAGGTGAGACCGTCGCCGCGGGCCCGGTTCGGTACTCCCGAGTCGGTCGTGCCGAACACGACGACGGGCTCCGAGCGCCTGAAGTAGGCGTGGTAGCGGGCGTCGTCCGCGATGTGGAACGGTGCGAGGGTCAGGCCGTGTGTGGTGAAGTGCAGGGGCCGGCCCTCGGGTTCGATCGCGTCGGCGAGATCGCCCCGGAGTGTGAAGTCCCGGTAGAAGGAGAACGAGCGGAACGCCGTCTCCCCGCTCCGGGCGACCAGCAACACCGGCCCGTAGAACAGCGACTGGACGGCGGGATCGTCCAGCGCCTTCTCGACCCGCAGACGGTAGGGAGCGGAGATCCTCACCCGGTCACCGCGCCGCCAGTCCCTGCCCAGGGTGACGTAACTGCCGGGCACCGCCTCGACTCGCTGCCGGACCCCGTTGACGGTGACGGTGAAGCCTCCCTTGGCCCAGGACGGAACCCGCAGCTTCAGGTCGAGCCGTCCGCCGCCCTCACGGAACGTCAGCGTGCGCACGCCCTCCGCCGGGTAGGCGCTCGACTGCTCGATGACGAAGCCCCGTTCCGGCCATCGCAGGGTCGAGGCGAGGGAGAGGTTGACGTACAGGGCGTCGCCGTCGGCGGAGCGGAAGTAGACGGAGTCCTGGTACTTCGTGTGGTTCTCCATGCCGGTGCCGCCGCAGCAGGTGCCGGTGTTGTCGTACTCGCGCACGACCCCCGGGCCCATGCCGACGAAGTAGGTCACCTCCGGGCTGCTCGTGCTGGGGGCGTCCCGCCGGGAGGCGAGGATGTGGTTGGTCAGGCCCCGCTCGTAGTAGTCCATGTAGGCGGCGTCGGGCTCGTGGAAGAACAGCTGCCGGCTGAGCTTGAGCATGTTGTACGTGGCACAGGTCTCGGCGTTGTTGGCGTCCAGCGTGGCCGCGATGGCGCCCCGGGCCCGGAACATCTCGCCCTGACCCGTGCCGCCCAGGCTGTACATGCGGGGATCCACGACCATGCCCCAGAAATTGCGGGCCGCGGCGGCGTACTCCTCCTCCCCGGTGTGGTCGAACAGCCTTAGGTAGCCGGTGAATTGGGGGATGTGCTGGTTGGCGTGCCGCCCGTTGAGGATGTCGGTGTCCTCGGCGCAGGCGTCCAGCAGCGCGGTGTTGTCGAAGCAGCGGGCGGCGGCGAGGTGGTCCTGCTTGCCGGTGAGGGCGTACAGGTCGGCCAGTACCTCGTTCATGCCGCCGTACTCGCCGGCGATGTAGATCGACCACATGCGCTCCAGCTGTGCCTTCGGCAGCCGGCCTAGTCGGCTGTGCACCCAGTCGCCCATCGTCGAGGCGATGGCCAGGGCCTGCGCGTTCCCGGCCAGGGTGTGCGCGTCGAGGAGACCCCGCATGATCTTGTGGCAGGTGTAGTAGGGCGCCCAGATGGTGGGGTACGTCGTGTAGCTCTCCAGCAGGATGAACTGGGTCTCCGGGTACGCCGCCAGGAAGCCGGGGTGGCTCGGTTTCGGCGATCCGCGTTCCGCCAGAGCCTGCTGGCACTCACCGAGGGCGCCGACCAGGTAATCGAGCTTCGTCTTGAGCGCGGCCTCCCCGGTGTCGGCGTACGCCTGGGCGATCAGGGTGAGGAAGTGCCCGCCGAAGTGGCCGCGCAGGTTGCCGTCGGAGGTCTCCCAGCCGCCGGGCGGCCGGGCGCCACGGGTGTCGAGCCCCGCGTTGGCCCGGAAGACCGCGAGGATGCGGTCCGCGGGGTACGACCTGGCGTAGTCGAGCATCAGGTCGCGCTTGCGGCGGAAGACACCGTCGCCGAGTGTGACGTTGCCGAGGGTGAAGGGGCGTACGGCCCAGGTGGGTGGCGCGGGTGGCTCGGCCGCGGTGGCCCGTGCGAGTGCCTCGACGGAGGCCGGGGCGCCGGGGGCGGCCTGCGCCGGCGTGGCCGTGTACACCAGCGGGGTGGCGGCAGCGGTCCCTGCGGCGAGCTTCAACACGCGGCGACGGGAGGGGGGTTGGGACATGCTCGGGCTCCGATCGTGGGGCGTCGGCGGGCATGGGCGGTGGAACGGCACCGGTTCGGTCGTGAGGTGGCGGTCAGGAGTGGGTTATGTGGGGGCGGAGGTCAGGAGGGGCAGTCAGGAGTCGGTCGTGCGGGGCCGGCGGTCATGAGGGGGCGGTCACGGTGACGGTGGCCGTGGCGCGGTAGGTCGTACCCGACACCGTTCCCTTCACCTCGAAGGTTCCCGGTGCGGCGTACCGGTCCGGATCCACCGGGTCCCAGGTGACCGGGATGCGGCTGTCCTTGGATCCGTCGTTGTAGGTGGCGACGACGGTCGGGGGAAGCGTGGGCGCCCGGCCGGTCCGGGTGGTGAGCCGCTCCTCGGCGAG encodes:
- a CDS encoding SAM-dependent methyltransferase; translation: MSNTLPARGIDTSRPHSARMYDYYLGGKDHFDIDKQAAETVAAAYPGIFVCARENRAFMHRATRVLAQEHGIRQWLDIGTGIPTEPNLHQVAQSVVSEARVVYADNDPLVLKYAERLMRSTPQGRTTYIEADANDPDALLNAPQLAEVLDLSQPVALSLNALMHFVTDAQDPHGILSRLLDALPSGSALALSHCTPDFDPPTWQKVTDIYTSAGTPVQFRSRNDVARFFDGLTLLDPGVTVGHRWRPDASGDEQPAQTPTDAEVSLWTAVGIKP
- a CDS encoding glycoside hydrolase family 127 protein; protein product: MSQPPSRRRVLKLAAGTAAATPLVYTATPAQAAPGAPASVEALARATAAEPPAPPTWAVRPFTLGNVTLGDGVFRRKRDLMLDYARSYPADRILAVFRANAGLDTRGARPPGGWETSDGNLRGHFGGHFLTLIAQAYADTGEAALKTKLDYLVGALGECQQALAERGSPKPSHPGFLAAYPETQFILLESYTTYPTIWAPYYTCHKIMRGLLDAHTLAGNAQALAIASTMGDWVHSRLGRLPKAQLERMWSIYIAGEYGGMNEVLADLYALTGKQDHLAAARCFDNTALLDACAEDTDILNGRHANQHIPQFTGYLRLFDHTGEEEYAAAARNFWGMVVDPRMYSLGGTGQGEMFRARGAIAATLDANNAETCATYNMLKLSRQLFFHEPDAAYMDYYERGLTNHILASRRDAPSTSSPEVTYFVGMGPGVVREYDNTGTCCGGTGMENHTKYQDSVYFRSADGDALYVNLSLASTLRWPERGFVIEQSSAYPAEGVRTLTFREGGGRLDLKLRVPSWAKGGFTVTVNGVRQRVEAVPGSYVTLGRDWRRGDRVRISAPYRLRVEKALDDPAVQSLFYGPVLLVARSGETAFRSFSFYRDFTLRGDLADAIEPEGRPLHFTTHGLTLAPFHIADDARYHAYFRRSEPVVVFGTTDSGVPNRARGDGLTFLDVLWAQAPFASSGRFVAAVRALAGTWLAEGRFTPTERDRVVAAATRADLRR